A part of Bacillota bacterium genomic DNA contains:
- a CDS encoding ferrous iron transporter B, whose amino-acid sequence MEAVRRARSRAPGDLRDLVVARIYETAESICLRTVHRVTRPTAGWDTRFDDVLTSSLLGYPIMAALLGVVFWITLVGANVPSRLLAAALFWGQDRLLALLAWAGAPTWLTGLVVMGAYRALAWVVSVMLPPVAIFFPCFALLEDAGYLPRVAFNLDAILRRAGTHGKQALTMCMGFGCNAAGVVSCRIIDSPRERLIATLTNNFVPCNGRFPSLIAMASMFFATGLGGVASLWLLGTVTLGVAVALGMSWVLSRTALRGVPSFFVLELPPYRKPQVTRVIVRSLIDRALFVLARAAAVAAPAGAITWALANFAPCGASVLSRFAGLLEPFGRLIGLDGHVVAAFVLGLPANEIVIPILAMEYSGASTMLDPGGLDALRQLLVSHGWTQVTAVCFSLFSLLHYPCATTLWTIWHETRSKKWTAAAALLPLAVASVVCFLTSSVARLMRLAP is encoded by the coding sequence ATGGAAGCCGTACGACGAGCGCGCTCGAGGGCACCAGGGGATCTACGCGACCTCGTGGTGGCCAGGATATACGAGACCGCCGAAAGCATATGCCTGAGAACGGTCCACCGCGTGACCCGACCCACTGCCGGCTGGGACACGCGCTTCGATGACGTCCTCACATCAAGCCTTTTGGGGTATCCCATCATGGCGGCTCTGTTGGGCGTGGTCTTCTGGATAACGTTGGTGGGCGCGAACGTCCCATCGAGGCTGCTGGCAGCCGCGCTCTTCTGGGGACAGGACCGACTCCTGGCCCTTCTCGCGTGGGCGGGAGCCCCGACCTGGCTCACAGGACTCGTTGTCATGGGTGCCTACAGGGCCCTGGCGTGGGTGGTATCGGTGATGCTGCCGCCCGTGGCCATATTCTTCCCGTGTTTCGCCCTGCTCGAGGACGCGGGCTACCTGCCCAGGGTGGCCTTCAATCTCGACGCCATCCTCAGGCGCGCGGGAACCCATGGGAAGCAGGCACTTACAATGTGCATGGGATTCGGGTGCAACGCCGCAGGGGTGGTTTCTTGCCGGATAATCGATTCGCCCCGGGAAAGGCTCATCGCCACCCTCACGAATAACTTCGTGCCATGCAACGGGCGATTCCCATCGCTCATAGCCATGGCATCCATGTTCTTCGCCACGGGTCTTGGGGGTGTCGCGAGCCTCTGGCTGCTCGGCACGGTGACGCTCGGAGTTGCAGTCGCCCTCGGCATGTCCTGGGTCCTGTCCCGGACGGCGCTGCGCGGCGTGCCGTCGTTCTTCGTGCTCGAGCTCCCCCCGTACAGAAAACCGCAGGTCACAAGGGTAATCGTGAGGTCGCTGATCGACCGCGCGCTGTTCGTCCTCGCGAGGGCGGCCGCGGTCGCGGCTCCCGCGGGCGCAATCACGTGGGCGCTTGCGAATTTCGCGCCTTGCGGGGCAAGCGTCCTCAGCCGCTTTGCGGGCCTCCTAGAACCATTCGGGCGCCTCATCGGGCTCGATGGGCACGTCGTGGCGGCTTTCGTCCTCGGCCTGCCCGCAAATGAGATAGTCATCCCCATACTCGCGATGGAGTACTCAGGTGCCAGCACCATGCTGGATCCGGGCGGGCTCGACGCGCTCCGACAGCTACTCGTGTCACACGGTTGGACCCAGGTCACAGCCGTCTGTTTCTCGCTTTTCTCGCTCCTGCATTACCCATGCGCCACGACTCTGTGGACCATCTGGCACGAGACCCGAAGCAAGAAGTGGACGGCCGCTGCCGCGCTCCTGCCGCTCGCGGTGGCCTCTGTGGTGTGTTTTCTCACGTCGTCGGTCGCCCGCCTCATGCGCCTAGCCCCGTAG
- a CDS encoding cobalamin-binding protein, with the protein MVLSVLGTRRARYGMWLVFLAVLVGLATGSQAVLCAEAQGDQAITVTDDLGRVVTLSHPPARIISTAPSNTEILFALGLGDKVVGVTDSCDYPPEAKTKPKVGAVELDYERIVAMSPDLVVAVGSLQRQAISRLSELGVTVLAVDPKSIDGVLRAITLIGRATGAQDRASRLVGELRGRIDRVAQKLARLTQSERPRVFVEIWGEPLMTAGPGTFVDELVSAAGGRNIAHDADGEWPVFSAEAVIERDPDVVILTNFNKAEALARRAWQGISAYRTGRVYEVNPDLLVRPGPRLVDGLETLAALLHPELFR; encoded by the coding sequence ATGGTTCTCTCAGTGCTCGGGACGAGAAGGGCGCGCTACGGAATGTGGCTCGTTTTCCTTGCGGTGCTGGTAGGTCTTGCGACAGGTTCTCAGGCCGTGCTGTGCGCGGAGGCGCAGGGAGATCAAGCCATAACTGTGACAGACGATCTTGGGAGGGTGGTAACGCTTTCGCACCCGCCAGCCCGCATCATTTCCACGGCCCCAAGCAACACAGAGATCCTTTTCGCTCTCGGCCTCGGTGACAAGGTCGTGGGTGTGACCGACTCTTGCGATTACCCGCCGGAGGCCAAGACCAAGCCGAAGGTGGGCGCGGTCGAGCTCGATTACGAGAGGATCGTGGCGATGTCTCCGGACCTCGTCGTCGCGGTGGGAAGCCTTCAACGTCAAGCCATCTCAAGGCTTTCAGAGCTTGGAGTCACGGTCCTTGCGGTAGATCCCAAGAGCATTGACGGAGTGCTTCGGGCCATAACGCTGATAGGCAGGGCCACTGGCGCGCAGGATCGCGCGTCTAGACTGGTGGGGGAGCTCAGAGGCAGGATAGATCGTGTCGCGCAGAAGCTAGCCCGCCTAACCCAATCGGAAAGGCCTCGGGTTTTTGTGGAGATCTGGGGAGAGCCCCTCATGACGGCGGGCCCGGGGACTTTCGTGGACGAACTCGTTTCCGCGGCCGGCGGCCGCAACATCGCCCACGACGCCGATGGAGAGTGGCCGGTATTCAGCGCCGAGGCTGTGATAGAGCGCGACCCGGACGTAGTGATCCTGACGAATTTCAATAAGGCCGAGGCTCTCGCGCGTCGCGCCTGGCAGGGGATATCTGCGTACAGGACGGGGCGGGTGTACGAGGTCAACCCCGACCTTTTGGTGCGGCCGGGCCCGCGGCTCGTGGACGGGCTCGAGACTTTGGCAGCCCTGCTGCATCCGGAGTTGTTCAGGTGA
- a CDS encoding iron chelate uptake ABC transporter family permease subunit produces MVVAAGTGSVRISPTEIAGILIGHVHPGLGSRLAPQQGWPSSHEVILLQVRLPRILLAAMVGASLATAGAALQGLLRNPLADPYIAGVSAGAGLGATIAMVAGMPVSVLGVSSVPMFAFLAALATIVVVYSLAQVSGKLPTDTFLLAGVVVGSFLWSAISFILVVSGDTMHEALMWLMGSLSNKGYAHVKMAFPFMAAGIAALVVLARDFNLMSLGDEEARYLGLNPDEFKRIAILAASLVTSAAVSVGGIIGFVGLVVPHTVRLLFGPDHRVLMPACAIVGAGFLVAADTLARVVVAPGEVPVGVITALAGGPFFVYLLRRRKASGAL; encoded by the coding sequence ATGGTGGTCGCTGCGGGCACGGGCTCCGTGCGAATCTCACCAACCGAGATAGCTGGCATATTGATCGGGCACGTGCATCCAGGCCTTGGGAGCCGCCTGGCGCCGCAGCAGGGATGGCCGTCATCTCACGAGGTCATCCTCCTCCAGGTGCGCTTGCCCCGGATATTGCTCGCGGCCATGGTCGGGGCCTCACTGGCCACCGCCGGTGCCGCCCTGCAGGGCCTTCTCAGGAATCCCCTCGCAGACCCGTACATAGCCGGGGTATCGGCTGGAGCCGGGCTCGGCGCCACGATCGCCATGGTTGCGGGGATGCCTGTCTCAGTCCTGGGGGTCAGCTCGGTGCCGATGTTCGCGTTTCTCGCCGCGCTCGCGACGATAGTGGTCGTGTACTCCCTCGCGCAGGTGTCGGGCAAGCTACCCACTGACACGTTCTTGCTCGCGGGCGTTGTTGTGGGTTCTTTCCTCTGGTCGGCGATATCCTTCATCCTCGTCGTCTCTGGCGACACCATGCACGAGGCGCTCATGTGGCTCATGGGGAGTCTCTCGAACAAGGGATACGCCCACGTCAAGATGGCGTTCCCATTCATGGCGGCTGGGATAGCTGCCCTCGTCGTGCTGGCTCGCGACTTCAACCTCATGAGCTTGGGGGATGAAGAAGCCCGCTATCTGGGCCTTAACCCTGACGAGTTCAAGCGGATCGCGATACTCGCCGCGTCGCTCGTTACCTCGGCGGCGGTTTCGGTTGGCGGCATCATCGGGTTCGTGGGCCTCGTGGTCCCCCACACGGTTAGGCTCCTCTTTGGGCCGGACCACCGGGTCCTGATGCCCGCGTGCGCAATCGTCGGGGCAGGGTTCCTTGTGGCCGCCGACACCCTCGCGCGCGTGGTCGTGGCTCCCGGGGAGGTCCCGGTCGGTGTCATCACGGCGCTCGCGGGCGGGCCGTTCTTTGTGTACTTGTTGAGGCGCCGGAAGGCGTCTGGGGCGCTGTAG
- a CDS encoding cob(I)yrinic acid a,c-diamide adenosyltransferase, with the protein MYTGDGKGKTTAALGLALRAAGHRFRVVVIQFAKGASYAGELFAAERLYPELRLFQFGRDCPKASAIRQGLAACEGCRECFLQEGGLTDEDRRLAGEGLAMAHDVASRGLADVLVLDEVSIAVRFGLVPLEEVLKLIDERSPRVELVLTGRGMPQEVLDRADLVTEMRQVKHPFEKGVRARRGIEF; encoded by the coding sequence GTGTATACGGGCGACGGCAAAGGCAAGACGACGGCGGCCTTGGGGCTTGCGCTGCGTGCAGCCGGGCACAGGTTCCGCGTGGTCGTGATCCAGTTTGCAAAGGGGGCGAGCTACGCCGGGGAGCTTTTCGCCGCCGAACGATTGTATCCCGAGCTTCGCCTCTTTCAGTTTGGGCGCGATTGCCCGAAGGCCTCTGCGATCAGGCAGGGCCTCGCGGCTTGTGAGGGGTGCCGCGAGTGCTTCCTCCAGGAGGGCGGGCTTACGGATGAGGACCGCAGGCTTGCGGGCGAGGGCCTTGCGATGGCGCACGATGTGGCGTCCAGGGGCCTCGCAGACGTCCTCGTGCTGGACGAGGTCTCCATCGCCGTTCGCTTCGGTCTCGTGCCTCTGGAGGAGGTCTTGAAGCTCATCGATGAGAGGAGCCCGCGGGTGGAGCTCGTGCTCACAGGGCGGGGAATGCCCCAGGAAGTGTTGGATCGCGCGGACCTGGTCACTGAGATGCGCCAGGTGAAGCACCCGTTTGAGAAGGGCGTGAGGGCGCGCCGGGGGATCGAGTTTTGA
- a CDS encoding PLP-dependent transferase has protein sequence MDEKTKTDANRSGRGGAGFDTQAIHAGWDGKHAHGAISPPIFLTSSFVFDSVSHAQEVFSGESAEYVYTRGNNPTLRLFERKMAILEKGAGAVAFSSGMAAISSVLLSLLKAGDEVLASRTVYGSTYHVLTHLLPRFGIRPRFADLSHPGEVQAAFSDSDATKVVYLESPANPNLGIVDIAATCEAAHARGAAVVVDNTFATPYFQNPLSFGADVVVHSCTKYISGHGDVLGGVAVARDPDYVTRLRFDFLCDLGGVLSPFNAWLLVRGLKTLRLRMERHAANALAVARFLAGHPKVERVLYPGLEGFPQHELAMRQMRGYGGIVSFELKGGYDAAVRFMDSLRLCTIAVSLGDAETLVEHPASMTHREYPRERLSEFGFSETLVRLSVGLEDPEDIIADLDRALRRA, from the coding sequence GTGGACGAAAAGACCAAGACCGATGCGAACCGCAGCGGTCGAGGAGGCGCCGGGTTCGACACGCAGGCGATCCACGCCGGGTGGGATGGCAAGCACGCGCACGGTGCGATAAGCCCTCCGATTTTCCTCACTTCCAGCTTTGTATTCGACAGCGTTTCCCACGCGCAGGAAGTTTTTTCGGGAGAATCCGCCGAGTACGTCTATACCCGCGGTAACAATCCTACCCTGCGGCTCTTCGAGCGCAAGATGGCGATCCTCGAGAAAGGTGCTGGGGCAGTGGCTTTTTCCTCCGGAATGGCGGCCATCTCATCCGTCCTCCTCTCCTTGCTCAAGGCGGGGGACGAGGTTTTGGCCTCCCGAACTGTTTATGGCTCAACGTACCACGTGCTTACGCACCTCCTCCCGCGATTCGGCATAAGGCCGAGGTTCGCTGACCTTTCACACCCTGGCGAAGTTCAAGCAGCTTTCTCTGACTCTGACGCGACCAAGGTTGTGTACCTCGAGTCTCCCGCCAACCCTAACCTGGGGATCGTTGATATAGCCGCCACCTGCGAGGCGGCTCATGCCCGGGGGGCCGCGGTCGTGGTCGACAACACCTTTGCTACGCCGTATTTCCAAAACCCGCTTTCGTTCGGCGCGGACGTCGTGGTGCATTCGTGCACGAAGTACATAAGCGGGCACGGGGACGTGCTCGGGGGCGTGGCGGTGGCGCGCGACCCGGATTACGTTACCCGCCTTCGCTTTGATTTCCTCTGCGACCTCGGGGGCGTGTTGTCGCCGTTTAACGCGTGGCTCTTGGTTCGAGGGCTGAAGACCCTTCGCCTCCGCATGGAACGCCACGCCGCCAATGCGCTTGCCGTGGCAAGGTTTTTGGCGGGCCACCCGAAGGTGGAACGCGTTCTGTATCCAGGCCTTGAAGGATTCCCTCAGCATGAGCTCGCCATGCGCCAGATGCGGGGATACGGCGGCATCGTGTCGTTTGAACTGAAGGGCGGATATGACGCTGCAGTCCGCTTCATGGACAGCCTGCGGTTGTGTACCATCGCAGTGAGCTTGGGAGACGCGGAGACCCTCGTCGAGCACCCGGCGTCCATGACACATCGCGAGTACCCGAGGGAAAGGCTCTCTGAATTCGGGTTTAGCGAGACCCTCGTGCGCCTCTCAGTGGGCCTGGAAGACCCTGAGGACATCATAGCCGACCTGGACCGGGCGCTTCGCCGCGCTTGA
- the mtnA gene encoding S-methyl-5-thioribose-1-phosphate isomerase produces MLKPIVWTGTALELLDQTKLPLEKDYVKCVSCRDVAEAIRTMKVRGAPAIGVSAAYGMVLAAHDADTHDKGAFVDRLKAAARDLVQARPTAVNLAWAVGKMLDVASACPDWREIPAAMERAACAMEAEDVEANRRIGRNGAELLGSPVSVLTHCNAGALATAGYGTALGVVRAAFEDGKRVHVFADETRPYLQGARLTAFELLEDGIPVTLITDSMAGYVMSLGKVDCVIVGADRIAANGDVANKIGTYSLAVLAKENGIPFYVAAPVSTLDLECPTGRDIPIEERDPREVTHVLGQRIAPEGVAVFNPAFDVTPSRYVSAIITDRGVARPPYETSLRALVG; encoded by the coding sequence ATGTTGAAACCGATCGTATGGACCGGCACGGCCTTGGAACTTCTCGACCAGACTAAGCTGCCGCTGGAGAAGGATTACGTGAAGTGTGTGAGCTGCCGGGACGTGGCAGAGGCCATACGCACGATGAAGGTCCGAGGCGCGCCGGCCATCGGGGTAAGTGCTGCATATGGCATGGTGCTGGCGGCGCACGACGCGGACACGCACGACAAGGGCGCGTTCGTCGACCGGTTGAAGGCTGCTGCGCGCGACCTTGTACAGGCCAGGCCTACCGCGGTGAATCTGGCCTGGGCAGTGGGCAAGATGCTCGATGTGGCGTCGGCCTGTCCGGACTGGCGCGAAATCCCCGCGGCGATGGAGAGGGCAGCCTGTGCCATGGAGGCGGAGGATGTCGAGGCAAACCGGAGGATCGGCCGGAACGGGGCGGAGCTCCTCGGGAGCCCCGTCTCGGTGCTCACCCACTGCAACGCGGGCGCGCTTGCGACAGCGGGTTACGGGACCGCGCTGGGCGTGGTGCGGGCGGCGTTCGAGGATGGCAAGCGGGTTCACGTATTCGCAGACGAGACTCGCCCGTATCTCCAGGGGGCGAGGCTTACCGCGTTCGAGCTCCTCGAGGACGGCATCCCAGTTACGCTCATCACGGACAGCATGGCGGGTTACGTCATGAGCCTTGGGAAGGTGGATTGCGTCATCGTCGGAGCCGATAGGATCGCGGCCAACGGGGATGTGGCGAACAAGATAGGCACGTACAGCCTGGCGGTGCTGGCCAAGGAGAATGGGATTCCATTCTATGTCGCCGCGCCGGTGTCCACGCTCGACCTGGAGTGCCCGACGGGGCGGGACATTCCCATAGAGGAGAGGGACCCGAGAGAGGTCACGCACGTGCTCGGGCAAAGGATCGCACCCGAGGGGGTCGCTGTGTTCAACCCTGCCTTCGATGTGACCCCGTCTCGATACGTCTCGGCGATCATCACAGATAGAGGGGTGGCGCGTCCCCCCTATGAAACGAGCCTTCGAGCCCTCGTTGGTTGA
- a CDS encoding nucleoside phosphorylase, producing the protein MLPILKVYPRQVSHYVVVCGDPARTQTIARHIEHAREVSYNREYRLVNGVYRGTPVTIASHGVGAAGACVCFEELIKAGARVLIRVGTAGSLNRSIVDGDLIVATGAVREDGVTSQLVPISFPAIADSAVVDALYRVGVERGAKITKGVVLTVGALYPGILPLPNEEMSRAGAIGVEMEVSALLIVAALRGARAGAILAVDGMAIEFDGNSYNPNRQVVAEAIELEAEIALEAVARLAATEG; encoded by the coding sequence ATGCTTCCCATACTCAAGGTCTATCCGAGACAAGTCTCTCACTACGTCGTGGTTTGTGGCGACCCGGCGAGAACCCAGACCATCGCGAGGCACATTGAGCACGCTCGCGAGGTCTCGTACAACCGTGAATACCGGCTCGTGAATGGCGTGTATCGTGGCACGCCCGTCACGATCGCTTCCCACGGGGTCGGCGCTGCCGGGGCGTGCGTGTGTTTCGAGGAGCTCATCAAGGCGGGCGCGAGGGTGCTCATCAGGGTTGGGACCGCAGGATCGCTGAACCGTTCCATAGTGGATGGGGACCTCATCGTGGCCACGGGTGCCGTCCGAGAGGATGGCGTCACAAGCCAACTGGTGCCGATCTCGTTTCCGGCCATAGCAGACTCCGCCGTGGTGGATGCTCTGTACCGCGTGGGGGTGGAGCGCGGCGCGAAGATCACCAAAGGCGTGGTGCTTACGGTCGGTGCTCTCTATCCCGGGATCCTGCCGCTTCCGAACGAGGAGATGAGTCGTGCGGGAGCCATCGGTGTGGAGATGGAGGTATCGGCCCTCCTCATTGTGGCCGCGCTGCGTGGCGCCCGGGCAGGCGCGATTCTGGCCGTGGACGGCATGGCGATCGAGTTCGACGGCAATTCGTACAATCCCAACCGTCAAGTGGTGGCGGAGGCCATCGAGCTTGAGGCGGAGATCGCTCTCGAGGCCGTGGCTCGGCTCGCCGCAACAGAAGGATAG
- a CDS encoding iron transporter FeoB, with protein MRRPSAGSLPRSARYTVALAGNPNTGKSTVFNALTGLRQHTGNWPGKTVTLAEGVYAHRGVAHRVVDLPGTYSLFAASPEEEVARDFICFGGADVVIAVTDATCLERNLNLVLQIAEVTPRIVVCLNLMDEAKRKGITIDVDQLSSELGLPVVPTVARTGRGIVELMDAVLDVASGRVSTRPVRISYGPDVEAIIAEIEPDLTALASDAGLKISPRWLALRMIDGEPGLVATLGRILCDARPHDARPPSNAPSNDAAQSVAGKGGMPA; from the coding sequence ATCCGCCGACCCTCGGCGGGTTCTCTACCTCGCTCCGCCAGATACACCGTAGCCTTGGCAGGAAACCCCAACACGGGCAAGAGCACTGTCTTCAACGCCCTGACAGGCCTGCGGCAGCACACCGGCAACTGGCCTGGCAAGACAGTAACGCTCGCGGAAGGCGTCTACGCGCACCGCGGAGTGGCGCACCGGGTCGTCGACCTGCCTGGCACTTACTCCCTCTTTGCCGCGTCCCCGGAGGAGGAGGTGGCCCGGGATTTCATCTGCTTTGGAGGGGCCGACGTGGTCATTGCCGTCACCGACGCGACGTGCCTCGAGCGAAACCTGAACTTGGTCCTTCAGATCGCTGAGGTGACCCCGAGAATCGTCGTATGCCTGAACCTCATGGACGAGGCAAAGCGCAAGGGAATCACGATTGACGTGGACCAGCTCTCGTCCGAACTCGGCTTACCCGTGGTGCCTACGGTGGCGCGAACGGGGCGCGGCATCGTGGAGCTGATGGATGCCGTCCTCGACGTGGCAAGCGGACGCGTGTCCACGAGGCCCGTCAGGATCTCGTACGGTCCGGACGTAGAGGCGATCATCGCCGAGATCGAACCAGACCTCACGGCGCTCGCATCCGACGCTGGGCTCAAGATCTCTCCTCGCTGGCTCGCCCTTCGCATGATCGACGGCGAGCCCGGCCTTGTTGCGACACTCGGCCGGATCCTGTGCGACGCTCGACCGCATGACGCGAGACCTCCATCGAACGCTCCATCGAACGACGCAGCCCAGTCGGTCGCAGGAAAAGGTGGGATGCCAGCGTGA
- a CDS encoding ferrous iron transport protein A, with the protein MSRPRRNSQDHLKLSDACLGSTCRVTSLSATGLPRRRLLDVGFVPGACVVPVRRSPVGDPTAYSVRGTLIALRRRDADLVAVEVLREPRSDPGESSCAAH; encoded by the coding sequence TTGAGCAGACCACGGCGCAATAGCCAGGACCACCTCAAGCTCTCAGATGCCTGCCTTGGATCCACCTGCCGCGTCACCAGCCTGTCCGCAACCGGACTCCCGAGGCGGCGGCTGCTGGACGTGGGCTTCGTGCCCGGGGCATGTGTCGTGCCCGTCCGCCGTAGCCCCGTGGGCGACCCTACGGCGTACAGCGTAAGGGGCACGCTCATAGCCCTCAGAAGGCGGGACGCGGACCTCGTCGCCGTGGAGGTCCTCCGGGAGCCGAGGAGCGATCCCGGGGAGAGCTCGTGCGCCGCACACTGA
- a CDS encoding heme ABC transporter ATP-binding protein: MRLDVFAIRCVYGIITALDGVSLSVSGGEFLGVLGPNGSGKTTLLRAMAGAVRPVSGVVTLDGTDIRRMSARAVARRLAVVPQNGQLPFSFTVRDMVLMGRWPHLRRFSGETWRDLEVAARAMEATRVAHLAARPITELSYGERQRVMVARALAQEPQILLLDEPTSHLDPRHQVEIMDLVWSLSRREGLGVAAVLHDVNLAAQYCDRIVMLKDGRLAASGTPGEVVTPEAIEEVYGVRSCVAPHPVTGRPQVALLSGVAPREWR, translated from the coding sequence ATGAGGCTGGATGTGTTTGCCATTCGGTGTGTGTACGGTATAATAACGGCGTTGGATGGAGTGTCTCTTTCCGTCTCGGGGGGAGAATTCTTGGGCGTGCTCGGTCCGAACGGCTCAGGCAAGACGACCCTGCTCCGGGCGATGGCGGGCGCCGTTCGTCCCGTGAGCGGGGTAGTCACGCTGGACGGGACAGATATCAGGAGGATGAGCGCTAGGGCTGTCGCTCGCCGCCTGGCGGTGGTGCCGCAAAACGGCCAGTTGCCGTTCTCGTTCACAGTGCGCGATATGGTGCTCATGGGCCGCTGGCCTCACCTCCGACGGTTCTCGGGTGAGACCTGGCGTGACTTGGAGGTCGCAGCCCGGGCCATGGAGGCGACGCGCGTGGCTCACCTCGCGGCGCGCCCGATCACAGAACTCTCCTACGGGGAAAGACAGCGGGTCATGGTGGCGCGGGCGCTCGCACAGGAACCACAGATCCTGCTGCTCGATGAGCCTACGTCGCATCTCGACCCGCGGCATCAGGTCGAGATCATGGACCTCGTATGGAGCCTTTCGAGACGGGAAGGCCTTGGCGTCGCGGCCGTGCTGCACGACGTGAATCTCGCCGCCCAGTACTGCGACAGAATAGTGATGTTGAAGGATGGGCGTCTTGCAGCGTCCGGCACGCCCGGCGAGGTGGTTACGCCCGAGGCCATTGAGGAGGTGTACGGGGTGAGGTCGTGCGTCGCACCTCACCCCGTGACCGGGCGGCCACAGGTGGCGTTGCTGTCCGGGGTTGCGCCGCGCGAGTGGCGGTGA
- a CDS encoding Fe-S-containing hydro-lyase, giving the protein MAIEIFTPLTDEVVARLKAGDNVRISGVLYTARDAAHKRLVALIAEGKQLPLDIRGQIIYYVGPAPARPGQAIGSAGPTTSYRMDSYAPILMEHGLKGMIGKGSRSRDVRDAMMRFKAVYFAAIGGAGALLAKCVKASELVAYEDLGPEAIRKLTVEGFPAVVVNDIYGNDLYEEGVRKYRVS; this is encoded by the coding sequence GTGGCAATCGAGATATTCACACCGCTCACTGATGAGGTCGTTGCCCGGCTGAAGGCTGGCGACAACGTGAGGATTTCGGGAGTTTTGTATACAGCTCGGGACGCCGCGCACAAGAGACTTGTCGCGCTCATTGCCGAGGGGAAGCAGCTTCCGCTGGACATCCGGGGACAGATCATATACTATGTCGGTCCGGCGCCGGCCCGGCCCGGGCAGGCCATTGGTTCGGCGGGTCCGACGACGAGTTACAGGATGGACTCCTACGCTCCGATTCTGATGGAGCACGGGCTCAAGGGCATGATCGGCAAGGGAAGTCGCTCCCGGGACGTAAGGGACGCAATGATGAGGTTTAAGGCGGTGTACTTCGCCGCCATTGGCGGCGCAGGGGCGCTTCTTGCCAAGTGCGTGAAGGCATCAGAGCTCGTGGCGTACGAGGACCTCGGTCCCGAGGCAATAAGAAAGCTCACCGTGGAGGGCTTTCCGGCCGTTGTCGTGAATGACATATACGGGAACGACCTTTACGAAGAGGGCGTGCGCAAGTACCGTGTGAGCTGA
- a CDS encoding alcohol dehydrogenase catalytic domain-containing protein — MVAVFFDGRRLLVREDMPLPARREGEALVRVRLAGICNTDLEVTRGYLGYVGILGHEFVGTVADADDPGLVGRRVVGEINVACGECSMCRVGHPRHCERIRTMGMRDWPGCFADYTVLPSGNLHCVPEHVGDLEAVFVEPLAAAVEVLEQVHIRQSDSVVVLGDGKLGLLVAEVLHASGHRAILVGRHAEKLAIAERRGIETALAGSRSLPRKADVVVECTGSPSGLADAAALVRPRGTIVLKSTFHAGAPVNLSPLVVNEVTCVGSRCGPFPPAIRLLEEQRIDTSGLIGAIFPAARAVEAFEEASRKGSLKVLLDFRGEAS; from the coding sequence GTGGTCGCGGTCTTTTTTGATGGCAGGCGGCTTCTTGTTCGCGAGGACATGCCCCTCCCGGCAAGGCGAGAGGGCGAGGCTCTTGTGCGAGTGAGGCTTGCCGGGATATGCAACACCGACCTCGAGGTGACCCGGGGATACCTGGGATATGTCGGTATCCTCGGCCATGAGTTCGTCGGGACGGTGGCGGATGCTGACGATCCGGGTCTCGTCGGGAGACGAGTCGTCGGCGAGATAAACGTGGCATGCGGCGAGTGCTCGATGTGCCGCGTGGGCCACCCAAGACACTGCGAGCGCATACGCACCATGGGGATGCGTGACTGGCCCGGCTGCTTTGCAGACTACACGGTGCTCCCGTCCGGCAATCTGCACTGCGTGCCGGAGCACGTGGGCGACCTCGAGGCCGTGTTCGTCGAGCCGCTCGCCGCGGCCGTTGAGGTGCTGGAGCAGGTCCACATTCGTCAGTCTGACAGCGTTGTAGTGCTGGGCGACGGGAAGCTTGGCCTACTCGTGGCGGAGGTACTCCATGCCTCCGGCCACCGCGCGATCCTGGTCGGACGGCATGCCGAGAAACTAGCGATTGCGGAGAGGCGAGGCATCGAGACGGCTCTCGCAGGCTCCCGAAGCTTGCCGCGGAAAGCCGACGTGGTCGTGGAGTGCACCGGGAGCCCTTCGGGGCTCGCGGACGCCGCCGCACTCGTCCGCCCTCGCGGCACCATCGTCCTGAAGAGCACGTTCCACGCCGGCGCGCCTGTCAACCTCTCTCCTTTGGTGGTAAACGAGGTCACGTGCGTTGGGTCGAGGTGCGGCCCGTTTCCGCCCGCCATTCGACTCCTTGAGGAGCAGAGGATCGATACGAGCGGCCTCATCGGGGCCATCTTCCCTGCTGCGCGCGCGGTAGAGGCTTTCGAAGAAGCATCGAGAAAAGGAAGCCTCAAGGTGCTCCTGGATTTCCGGGGCGAGGCGTCCTAG